A section of the Pseudomonas prosekii genome encodes:
- a CDS encoding hybrid sensor histidine kinase/response regulator — translation MLSNIQAKLLIVDDLPENLLALEALIKREDRTVYKALSADEALSLLLQHEFAMAILDVQMPGMNGFELAELMRGTEKTKNIPIVFVSAAGRELNYAFKGYESGAVDFLHKPLDIHAVKSKVNVFVDLYRQSKAMKQQVEALEQSRREQEALLKQLQNTQNELEQAVRMRDDFMSIVAHEVRTPLNGLILETQLRKMHLARDNAAAFTLDKMHAMVDRDERQIKSLIRLIEDMLDVSRIRTGKLSIRPSRFDLVKLVDNLLQNFAPQVDAAESSVVFTAEGAVEGHWDEFRIEQVISNLLTNALRYGGKGQIDVRVYCHGSEARVEVQDRGIGISEENQKRIFLQFERVSAKTVVAGLGLGLFISEQIVAAHGGSIVVESKINEGALFRVCLPL, via the coding sequence ATGTTAAGTAATATTCAAGCCAAGCTGCTGATCGTCGACGATTTGCCGGAGAACCTGTTGGCCCTTGAAGCGCTGATCAAGCGCGAAGACCGCACGGTCTACAAGGCGCTGTCGGCGGACGAAGCCTTGTCGCTGTTGCTGCAACACGAGTTCGCCATGGCCATTCTCGACGTGCAGATGCCGGGCATGAATGGCTTCGAGCTGGCCGAGCTGATGCGCGGCACCGAGAAAACCAAGAACATCCCGATTGTTTTCGTCAGCGCCGCCGGTCGCGAGCTCAATTACGCGTTCAAGGGCTACGAAAGCGGCGCCGTCGACTTCCTGCACAAGCCGCTGGACATCCACGCGGTCAAAAGCAAGGTCAATGTGTTCGTCGATTTGTATCGCCAGAGCAAAGCGATGAAGCAACAGGTCGAAGCCCTGGAGCAGAGCCGCCGCGAGCAGGAAGCGTTACTCAAGCAGTTGCAGAACACCCAGAACGAGCTGGAGCAAGCGGTGCGTATGCGCGATGACTTCATGTCGATCGTCGCTCACGAAGTGCGTACGCCGCTCAACGGCCTGATCCTCGAAACCCAGTTGCGCAAAATGCACCTGGCCCGGGACAACGCTGCAGCGTTTACCCTCGACAAGATGCACGCGATGGTCGACCGCGATGAGCGCCAGATCAAAAGCCTGATCCGTCTGATCGAGGACATGCTCGACGTGTCGCGGATTCGCACCGGCAAGCTGTCGATCCGACCGAGTCGTTTTGATCTGGTGAAGCTCGTCGATAACTTGCTGCAAAACTTCGCGCCGCAAGTCGATGCCGCCGAATCTTCCGTGGTGTTCACCGCCGAGGGCGCGGTGGAAGGCCATTGGGATGAGTTTCGCATCGAGCAAGTGATCTCCAATCTGCTGACCAACGCCCTGCGCTACGGCGGCAAGGGCCAGATCGACGTGCGCGTGTATTGCCACGGCAGCGAGGCGCGGGTCGAGGTTCAGGACCGTGGCATCGGCATCAGCGAAGAAAACCAGAAACGTATTTTCCTGCAGTTCGAGCGGGTTTCAGCCAAGACGGTGGTGGCTGGATTGGGGCTCGGATTGTTTATTTCAGAACAAATCGTAGCCGCCCATGGCGGATCCATCGTCGTCGAGAGCAAGATCAACGAAGGCGCCTTATTTCGCGTTTGTCTGCCGCTGTAG
- a CDS encoding chemotaxis protein CheB, which translates to MNHAPGLPTVEAIVIGASAGGVEALLNILGPLRPGFVLPIIVVLHLPEERRSHLAEVFSRRVSLPVLEAYDKTPVEAGTLYFAGPGYHLSVEQDRSFSLSLEDRVHHSRPSIDYLFESAADVYGPALAAVLLTGANRDGASGLAQVKVRGGLTVVQDPEEAQVATMPRAALALHQPDYILPIHGIGRLIVELEQIAC; encoded by the coding sequence ATGAACCACGCACCCGGTTTGCCGACCGTAGAGGCTATCGTGATTGGTGCTTCGGCCGGCGGCGTCGAGGCGTTGTTGAACATCCTGGGCCCACTGCGCCCAGGCTTTGTGCTGCCGATCATCGTGGTGCTGCACTTGCCCGAAGAGCGCCGCAGCCATTTGGCCGAAGTGTTTTCCCGACGGGTTTCGCTGCCGGTGCTCGAAGCGTACGACAAGACTCCGGTCGAGGCGGGCACGCTGTATTTCGCCGGCCCCGGTTATCACTTGTCGGTGGAGCAGGACCGCAGTTTTTCGTTGAGCCTGGAAGACCGCGTGCACCATTCGCGGCCCTCGATCGATTATCTGTTCGAGTCCGCCGCTGATGTTTACGGCCCGGCTCTGGCTGCGGTGCTGCTGACCGGCGCCAATCGCGACGGGGCGAGCGGCCTGGCGCAGGTCAAGGTGCGTGGTGGCCTGACGGTGGTGCAAGATCCCGAAGAGGCCCAGGTGGCGACGATGCCGCGGGCGGCGCTGGCCTTGCACCAGCCGGACTACATACTTCCCATACACGGCATCGGCCGTTTGATTGTCGAGCTGGAACAAATCGCATGTTAA
- a CDS encoding ATP-binding protein — protein MAATSERAIILAPLGRDSQIALMMLNEAGFSGVIARDLADLCAELEDGAGMLLISSEALLGADLERLLQLIDQQPAWSDLPIVLLTHHGGPEQNPASRLGPQLGNVTFLERPFHPVTLISLVTTALRGRRRQYEARDRLIDLSQSEQRLQITLETLEQQVEERTAQLRHNEEALRQSQKMEAVGQLTGGIAHDFNNMLTGIIGSLELLRRRLARGRTEDLDGLIDLGVTSANRAAGLTHRLLAFSRRQSLDSKPVEMNALVTSMGELLQRSINETIQLDMQLNEKLWVAEADPNQLESALLNLVLNARDAMPDGGKLTVKTFNQHLDAAFTETHGNLQPGDYVVLSVTDTGCGMPQSTISRAFDPFFTTKPIGQGTGLGLSMIYGFSKQSRGHVTIESEVGKGTTVNLYLPRNINDLVQDALVSIEQAPYALDGETVLIVEDDPAVRVLVSAVLSELGYAFVEAGDADSAVPILDSDQRIDLLISDVGLPGMNGRQLAEIGRQYRPDLKVLFITGYAEHAAVRGGFLDPGMQMITKPFTFDLLTAKVREMIRI, from the coding sequence ATGGCCGCGACGTCCGAGCGCGCGATCATCCTCGCGCCGCTGGGGCGCGATAGCCAGATTGCGCTGATGATGCTCAACGAAGCGGGATTCTCGGGCGTTATCGCCCGCGATCTCGCGGACTTGTGCGCGGAACTGGAAGACGGCGCCGGGATGCTGCTGATTTCTTCCGAAGCATTGCTCGGCGCTGATCTCGAGCGCTTGTTGCAATTGATCGATCAACAACCGGCATGGTCCGACCTACCGATTGTATTGCTCACCCACCACGGCGGGCCGGAGCAGAATCCGGCGTCGCGGCTTGGCCCGCAACTCGGCAACGTGACCTTCCTCGAACGCCCTTTTCACCCGGTGACCCTGATCAGTCTGGTAACCACCGCGTTGCGCGGGCGCCGACGACAATACGAAGCCAGGGACCGGTTGATCGACCTCAGTCAAAGCGAACAACGACTGCAAATCACCCTCGAAACCCTCGAACAGCAAGTCGAGGAGCGCACCGCGCAGCTGCGGCATAACGAAGAAGCGTTGCGCCAATCGCAGAAAATGGAAGCGGTCGGTCAATTGACCGGCGGCATCGCCCACGACTTCAACAACATGCTCACCGGCATCATCGGCAGCCTTGAGTTGCTGCGCCGACGTTTGGCGCGGGGCCGCACTGAAGATCTGGATGGCTTGATCGATCTGGGCGTGACCTCGGCCAACCGTGCGGCGGGTTTGACTCACCGCTTGCTGGCCTTCTCGCGTCGCCAGTCGCTGGACTCCAAACCGGTCGAAATGAACGCCCTGGTCACCTCCATGGGTGAGCTGCTGCAGCGCAGCATCAACGAAACCATTCAGCTCGACATGCAGCTAAACGAAAAGCTTTGGGTCGCCGAGGCGGATCCGAATCAATTGGAGAGCGCCCTGCTCAACCTGGTGTTGAACGCCCGCGATGCAATGCCCGACGGCGGCAAGTTGACGGTGAAAACCTTCAACCAGCATCTCGACGCGGCTTTCACCGAAACCCACGGCAATCTGCAACCGGGCGATTACGTAGTGTTGAGCGTCACCGACACCGGTTGCGGGATGCCGCAAAGCACCATCAGCCGCGCGTTCGATCCGTTTTTCACGACTAAACCGATTGGCCAGGGCACCGGGCTTGGGTTGTCGATGATTTATGGTTTCAGCAAGCAGTCGCGCGGCCATGTAACGATCGAAAGTGAAGTCGGCAAAGGCACCACGGTCAACCTGTACCTGCCGCGAAATATCAATGATCTGGTGCAGGACGCGCTGGTTAGTATCGAGCAAGCGCCTTACGCGCTCGATGGCGAAACAGTGCTGATTGTCGAAGACGATCCGGCGGTTCGGGTGTTGGTCAGCGCCGTGCTCAGTGAGCTGGGTTACGCGTTTGTCGAGGCGGGTGATGCCGACAGTGCGGTGCCGATCCTTGATTCCGACCAGCGCATTGATCTGCTGATCAGCGACGTCGGACTACCGGGCATGAATGGCCGGCAACTGGCGGAAATCGGTCGGCAATATCGTCCCGACCTCAAGGTGTTGTTCATTACCGGATATGCCGAGCACGCGGCAGTGCGCGGTGGTTTCCTCGACCCGGGCATGCAGATGATCACCAAGCCGTTCACCTTCGATCTGCTGACCGCCAAGGTGCGCGAGATGATTCGAATCTGA
- a CDS encoding CheR family methyltransferase has translation MEKNNEIELRLLIEAIYLKYSYDFRDYSGASIKRRVSHALGQFECATISALQDRVLHDPTAFMQLLQLLTIPVSEMFRDPSHFLAIRKEVVPLLKTYPSIKIWIAGCSTGEEVYSMAILLREEGLLDRTIIYATDINPRSLDKAKQGIFSMENVRAYTANYQQAGGQRSFADYYTAAYGYAIFDKSLCENVTFADHSLATDSVFSETQLISCRNVLIYFNKKLQDRAFGLFHESLCHRGFLVLGSKETPDFSAFGKQFEPLVKQERIYRKS, from the coding sequence GTGGAAAAGAATAACGAAATCGAACTGCGGCTGTTGATCGAGGCGATTTACCTCAAGTACAGCTATGACTTTCGCGACTATTCCGGTGCTTCGATCAAGCGCCGGGTCAGTCACGCGTTGGGTCAGTTCGAGTGCGCAACCATCTCGGCGTTGCAGGACAGGGTCCTGCACGATCCGACCGCGTTCATGCAGTTGCTGCAATTGCTGACGATCCCGGTCAGCGAGATGTTTCGCGACCCGTCGCATTTTCTCGCGATCCGCAAGGAAGTGGTGCCGCTGCTCAAGACCTATCCGTCGATCAAGATCTGGATTGCCGGCTGCAGCACGGGCGAAGAGGTCTATTCGATGGCCATCCTGCTGCGCGAGGAAGGGCTGCTCGACCGCACCATCATTTATGCCACCGACATCAATCCGCGTTCGCTGGACAAAGCCAAGCAAGGGATTTTCTCGATGGAGAATGTCCGTGCCTACACGGCCAATTATCAGCAGGCCGGTGGCCAGCGTTCATTTGCCGACTACTATACGGCGGCGTACGGTTACGCGATTTTCGACAAGAGCCTGTGCGAGAACGTGACGTTTGCCGATCACAGCCTGGCGACGGACAGTGTATTCTCCGAAACTCAATTAATTTCTTGTCGTAACGTGTTGATTTACTTCAACAAAAAACTTCAGGACCGGGCTTTCGGACTGTTTCACGAGTCGTTGTGCCACCGCGGTTTCCTGGTGTTGGGCAGCAAGGAAACGCCGGACTTCTCGGCGTTCGGCAAGCAGTTCGAGCCATTGGTCAAACAAGAACGGATCTACCGCAAATCATGA
- a CDS encoding response regulator yields the protein MSEDAQDVVLIVEDDPSILMVLSAYLSGEGYRVLQAENGEQAFEILASKPHLDMMITDFRLPGGISGVQIAEPAVKLRPELKVIFISGYPQEIRETDSPITRKAPILGKPFDLDVLQELMQDMLS from the coding sequence ATGAGTGAAGATGCGCAAGATGTAGTACTCATTGTCGAGGACGATCCCTCGATTTTGATGGTGTTGTCTGCCTATCTGTCGGGTGAGGGTTACCGGGTGCTGCAAGCCGAAAACGGTGAGCAGGCCTTCGAGATCCTTGCCAGCAAACCCCACCTGGACATGATGATTACCGACTTCCGCCTGCCCGGTGGAATCTCTGGCGTGCAAATCGCCGAGCCTGCGGTGAAACTTCGACCGGAACTCAAAGTGATTTTCATCAGTGGTTATCCGCAGGAAATCCGCGAAACCGACAGCCCGATCACGCGCAAGGCGCCGATTCTGGGCAAGCCGTTTGATCTGGATGTGTTGCAGGAATTGATGCAGGACATGTTGTCCTGA
- a CDS encoding ATPase domain-containing protein, protein MSTSNELFSAKAATGIEGLDDILAGGLSRGHVFLLEGEPGTGKTTVALHFLLAGSRAGERSLYITLSETERELRQGALSHGWELDENIHIFELTPPESLLNAEHQQSLLYSSDLELGEATKQIFEVVERVKPTRVVLDSLSEIRLLAQSSLRYRRQILAIKHYFVRYDATVLLLDDLTTESLDKTVHSVAHGVVRLEELTPNYGAERRRIRIVKYRGQKYRGGFHDFTIMGDGVHVFPRLVAAEHRGKYVRTQMSSGIREMDALLGGGIETGSSTLILGPAGTGKSLISMIFAAAAVARGEKAALFIFDEELGLLFERMNNMGIDLLALQNTGNLLIEQVDAAELSPGEFSHRVRRCVDQLDIKTVVIDSINGYQAAMPEENALVLHMHELLLYLNRRGAATFMTVAQHGLVGDMQAPVDITYLADTVILLRYFEALGKVRRAISIIKKRTGSHESTIREYQISGKGMTIGEPLDAFQGVLRGVPTYMGANKPLLADDNL, encoded by the coding sequence TTGTCAACATCTAACGAGTTGTTCAGTGCAAAAGCCGCCACCGGCATCGAAGGTCTGGATGACATCCTGGCCGGTGGATTGTCACGCGGACACGTATTTTTGCTGGAGGGAGAGCCCGGAACCGGCAAAACCACCGTCGCATTGCATTTTCTCCTTGCCGGATCCCGCGCCGGCGAGCGCTCGTTGTATATCACCTTGTCTGAGACCGAACGCGAACTGCGCCAAGGCGCGTTGTCGCACGGTTGGGAACTGGATGAGAACATCCACATATTCGAGTTGACCCCACCCGAAAGCCTGCTCAACGCCGAGCACCAGCAAAGCCTGCTGTATTCCTCGGACCTTGAGCTGGGTGAAGCCACCAAGCAGATTTTCGAAGTGGTCGAACGGGTCAAACCGACCCGCGTGGTCCTCGACAGCCTTTCTGAAATTCGCTTGCTGGCGCAAAGCTCGTTGCGCTATCGCCGGCAGATCCTCGCCATCAAGCATTACTTCGTGCGCTACGACGCCACCGTGCTGCTGCTTGATGACTTGACCACCGAATCCCTCGACAAAACCGTGCACAGCGTCGCGCACGGCGTCGTGCGCCTGGAAGAACTGACGCCGAACTACGGCGCTGAACGCCGGCGGATCCGCATCGTCAAATATCGCGGCCAGAAATACCGCGGCGGTTTCCACGACTTCACCATCATGGGCGACGGCGTCCACGTGTTCCCGCGCCTGGTGGCGGCCGAGCATCGTGGCAAATATGTGCGAACCCAGATGTCCAGCGGCATCAGGGAAATGGACGCGTTGCTGGGCGGCGGTATCGAAACCGGCTCCAGCACACTGATCCTCGGCCCTGCCGGTACCGGTAAATCGCTGATCTCAATGATCTTCGCCGCCGCTGCCGTGGCCCGTGGTGAAAAAGCCGCGTTGTTTATCTTCGATGAAGAATTGGGCTTGCTGTTCGAGCGCATGAACAACATGGGCATCGACCTGCTGGCGCTGCAAAACACCGGCAACCTGCTGATTGAGCAAGTCGACGCTGCCGAATTGTCGCCCGGCGAGTTCTCGCACCGGGTACGTCGCTGCGTCGATCAGCTCGACATCAAGACTGTGGTGATCGACAGCATCAACGGCTATCAAGCGGCGATGCCGGAAGAGAACGCGCTGGTGCTGCACATGCACGAACTGCTGCTGTACCTCAACCGCAGAGGCGCCGCGACATTCATGACCGTCGCACAGCACGGTCTGGTCGGCGACATGCAGGCACCGGTCGACATCACGTACCTGGCCGACACGGTGATTCTGCTGCGTTATTTCGAGGCTTTGGGCAAAGTGCGCCGGGCGATTTCGATCATCAAGAAACGTACCGGCAGCCACGAATCGACCATCCGCGAATATCAGATCAGCGGCAAAGGCATGACCATCGGCGAACCGCTTGACGCCTTCCAGGGCGTATTGCGCGGCGTACCGACCTACATGGGCGCGAACAAACCGTTGCTTGCGGACGACAACCTGTGA
- a CDS encoding tetratricopeptide repeat protein, with protein MPKSRRYLIISLCVLFAILLIWFFQRSTVPTLPAAIKHGYSEALTQARTGQPGAARVLYQQLNRPDLSAKRRIWLLVELPNYPSPQALKLADADLQNESADVRVAAIKSVVGLVPSRQRSLLLGPLLDDDDQTVRLAAVNALLGLSPDDLGLYFGPLQQAIDAWERELKRQPESANTHYQLARLHLHNAELKEAQQALERTLQLDAGNLPALVMQIEVLDKQGQSDAARQLLARQLQAQPDSAYLQHALGLWLLHHGQSEFAVLGLSKAVELEPDNKDYRYDLATTLHGEDELEAAQKQLQEIVQRHPADRKARVLLINYWKESGQLQNVQILLAQLEQLNPDDPALQQGL; from the coding sequence ATGCCCAAGTCCCGCCGCTATCTGATCATCAGCCTCTGCGTGCTGTTTGCCATTTTGCTCATCTGGTTTTTCCAGCGCAGCACCGTGCCGACCTTGCCGGCCGCGATCAAACACGGTTACAGCGAAGCGCTGACCCAGGCGCGCACCGGCCAACCGGGCGCGGCGCGGGTGCTGTATCAGCAACTGAACCGGCCGGACCTGTCGGCCAAACGGCGGATCTGGCTGTTGGTCGAACTGCCGAACTACCCGAGCCCGCAAGCGCTGAAACTGGCGGACGCCGATCTGCAAAACGAGTCGGCGGATGTGCGCGTTGCCGCGATCAAAAGTGTCGTGGGGCTAGTGCCTAGTCGGCAACGCAGTTTGTTGCTGGGGCCGCTCCTGGATGACGATGATCAAACCGTGCGCCTGGCAGCCGTCAACGCGCTGCTGGGTTTGTCCCCGGATGACCTCGGTTTGTATTTCGGGCCGTTGCAGCAAGCTATCGATGCCTGGGAGCGCGAGCTCAAACGCCAACCTGAAAGCGCCAATACCCACTACCAATTGGCCCGTTTGCACCTGCACAACGCCGAATTGAAAGAGGCGCAACAGGCGTTGGAGCGCACGTTGCAGCTCGATGCGGGCAACCTGCCGGCGCTGGTGATGCAAATCGAAGTGTTGGACAAGCAAGGCCAAAGCGATGCCGCCCGCCAATTACTCGCCAGGCAACTGCAAGCGCAGCCCGATTCCGCCTATCTGCAACACGCGCTCGGGCTCTGGTTGCTGCATCACGGACAAAGCGAATTTGCCGTGCTCGGGCTCTCCAAAGCAGTCGAGCTGGAGCCGGACAACAAGGATTATCGCTATGACCTGGCGACTACGTTGCACGGCGAAGACGAGTTGGAAGCGGCGCAGAAACAGCTTCAGGAAATCGTCCAGCGTCACCCTGCCGACCGCAAGGCGCGGGTGTTGTTGATCAACTATTGGAAGGAAAGCGGCCAGTTGCAGAACGTGCAGATTCTATTGGCGCAACTCGAGCAGCTCAACCCGGACGATCCGGCGCTGCAACAAGGCCTGTAA
- a CDS encoding response regulator, which produces MTPASSVDEQRFRKLLSRNVSLPLGVGAISAVFFVALITYLLSVIQWVEHTDRVINNANEAVKLTVDLETGMRGFLLSGDEHFLDPYETAKPRIAVALNTLLELTGDNPIQTDRLHRLQALQTEWATYAQSMIDLQRSSGDYRGAVKAGRGKRLTDEIRKQFEDVIDMEQQLRTTRNEEVRRTTIWSITLYLLFVAGISGLLAYIGRRDLLNLSQNYAANMAAQQASAARLEQQGWLRSGQTELAEQVLGQLSLQMLGRNILKFCAQYMGTAVAAIYIREDHGGLKRVASYGFSREQEEQDQAIYDGEGIVGQAVQQARLIRLDNVPQGYFRVSSGLGEGLPHSVMVVPTSDDDRVNGVIELGFLRPLEERDVELLELIASNIGTSIEAARYRQRLQEVLAETQQLNEELQVQQEELKTANEELEEQSRILKESQAHLETQQVELEQTNEQLAEQAQILSDQRDAMDQKNTELNQAQTQLEERAEELQRSSKYKSEFLANMSHELRTPLNSSLILAKLLAENPQENLSAEQVKFAESIYSAGNDLLNLINDILDISKVEAGKLDMRPENTSVSRLVEGLRGMFEPMAKDKNLQFNIELQPGAPMMIFTDRQRLEQVVKNLLSNAVKFTEKGSVSLTVASQPGDGIAFIVRDSGIGIAADQQESIFEAFRQADGTTNRRYGGTGLGLSISRDLAVLLGGSISVTSEPGQGSSFTLVLPLQYIEPGEEPIEPMRATPVAYVPKPAAPAAQVPVIAEVDIPRFDDDRTKAPFTTRCILVVEDEPNFARILYDLAHELGYQCLVAHGADEGYDLAKEFIPDAILLDMRLPDHSGLTVLQRLKERAETRHIPVHVISVEDRVEAAMHMGAIGYAVKPTTREELKDVFARLEAKLTQKVKRVLLVEDDDLQRDSIARLIGDEDIEITAVGFAQEALDLLRETIFDCMVIDLKLPDMLGNDLLKRMATEDICSFPPVIVYTGRNLTRDEEAELRKYSRSIIIKGARSPERLLDEVTLFLHKVESQLSHERQKMLKTARSRDKVFEGRKVLLVDDDVRNIFALTSALEHKGAVVVIGRNGREAIERLNEVEDIDLVLMDVMMPEMDGYEATALIRQDPRWRKLPIIAVTAKAMKDDQERCLAAGSNDYLAKPIDLDRLFSLIRVWLPKMERI; this is translated from the coding sequence ATGACCCCTGCGTCCTCGGTTGATGAGCAACGATTCCGTAAACTGCTGAGCCGCAACGTCAGTTTGCCGCTGGGCGTGGGCGCTATCAGCGCGGTTTTCTTTGTGGCGTTGATCACTTACCTGTTGTCCGTCATCCAATGGGTCGAGCACACCGACCGGGTGATCAATAACGCTAATGAAGCGGTGAAGCTCACCGTCGACCTGGAAACCGGCATGCGCGGCTTCCTGCTCAGCGGCGACGAGCACTTCCTCGACCCTTATGAAACGGCCAAGCCGCGCATTGCGGTCGCGCTCAATACCTTGCTCGAACTGACCGGCGACAACCCGATTCAGACCGATCGTTTGCACCGCTTGCAGGCATTGCAAACCGAATGGGCGACTTATGCGCAATCGATGATCGATTTGCAGCGCAGCAGCGGCGACTATCGCGGCGCGGTGAAGGCCGGTCGCGGCAAGCGCCTGACCGATGAGATTCGCAAGCAATTCGAAGACGTGATCGACATGGAGCAACAGTTGCGCACCACGCGCAACGAAGAAGTGCGCCGCACGACGATCTGGAGCATCACCCTTTATCTGCTATTCGTTGCCGGCATCAGCGGTCTGCTGGCCTATATCGGCCGTCGCGATTTGCTCAATCTGTCGCAAAACTATGCCGCCAACATGGCCGCGCAACAGGCCAGCGCCGCGCGTCTCGAGCAGCAAGGCTGGTTGCGCAGTGGTCAGACCGAACTGGCCGAACAAGTGCTGGGGCAGCTGTCCTTGCAAATGTTGGGGCGCAATATCCTCAAATTCTGCGCGCAATACATGGGCACCGCCGTCGCCGCTATTTATATACGCGAAGACCATGGCGGCCTGAAACGCGTGGCTTCTTACGGTTTTTCGCGTGAGCAGGAAGAGCAGGATCAAGCGATCTACGACGGCGAAGGCATTGTCGGTCAGGCCGTGCAGCAAGCGCGGTTGATTCGTCTGGATAACGTGCCGCAAGGGTATTTTCGCGTCAGCTCCGGCCTCGGCGAAGGCCTGCCGCACAGCGTGATGGTGGTGCCGACCAGCGACGACGATCGGGTCAACGGCGTGATCGAGCTGGGTTTCCTGCGTCCACTGGAAGAGCGCGACGTCGAATTGCTCGAGCTGATCGCCAGCAACATCGGCACCTCTATTGAGGCCGCGCGTTATCGTCAGCGCTTGCAGGAAGTGCTGGCTGAAACCCAGCAGCTCAACGAAGAACTGCAAGTGCAGCAGGAAGAGCTGAAAACCGCTAACGAAGAGCTGGAAGAGCAGTCGCGGATTCTCAAGGAATCCCAGGCGCACCTCGAAACCCAGCAGGTCGAACTGGAACAGACCAACGAACAGCTCGCCGAGCAGGCGCAGATTCTGTCCGACCAGCGCGATGCGATGGACCAGAAGAACACCGAACTCAATCAGGCCCAGACGCAACTGGAAGAACGCGCCGAAGAGTTGCAGCGCTCCAGCAAGTACAAGTCCGAATTCCTCGCCAACATGTCCCATGAACTGCGCACACCGCTGAACAGTTCGCTGATTCTCGCCAAGCTGCTGGCGGAAAACCCGCAGGAAAACCTCAGCGCCGAACAGGTCAAGTTTGCCGAGTCGATCTATTCCGCCGGCAACGATCTGCTCAACCTGATCAACGACATTCTCGACATTTCCAAAGTCGAGGCCGGCAAACTCGACATGCGCCCGGAAAACACCAGCGTTTCGCGCTTGGTCGAAGGCCTGCGCGGGATGTTCGAGCCGATGGCCAAGGACAAGAATCTGCAGTTCAACATCGAGTTGCAGCCGGGCGCGCCGATGATGATCTTCACCGACCGCCAACGTCTGGAACAGGTGGTCAAGAACCTGTTGTCGAACGCCGTCAAGTTCACCGAAAAGGGTAGCGTCAGCCTGACCGTCGCCAGCCAGCCGGGTGACGGCATTGCCTTTATCGTCCGCGATTCCGGGATCGGCATTGCGGCCGATCAGCAGGAAAGCATCTTCGAAGCCTTCCGCCAGGCCGACGGCACCACCAACCGCCGTTATGGCGGCACCGGGCTGGGCCTGTCGATCTCGCGTGATCTGGCAGTGTTGCTCGGCGGCTCGATCAGCGTCACCAGTGAGCCGGGGCAGGGCAGTTCGTTCACCCTGGTGTTGCCGCTGCAATACATCGAACCAGGCGAAGAACCGATCGAGCCGATGCGCGCAACGCCGGTGGCTTACGTGCCAAAACCGGCTGCCCCTGCTGCACAGGTGCCGGTGATTGCCGAAGTCGACATCCCGCGTTTCGACGATGACCGCACCAAGGCACCGTTCACCACGCGCTGCATTCTGGTGGTGGAAGATGAGCCGAACTTTGCGCGCATCCTTTACGATCTGGCGCACGAACTGGGTTATCAGTGCCTGGTCGCGCACGGCGCCGATGAAGGTTACGACTTGGCGAAAGAGTTCATCCCCGACGCGATCCTGCTCGACATGCGCCTGCCGGACCATTCCGGTTTGACCGTGTTGCAACGCCTGAAAGAACGCGCCGAAACCCGGCACATCCCGGTTCACGTGATTTCGGTCGAAGACCGCGTCGAAGCGGCGATGCACATGGGCGCCATCGGGTACGCGGTCAAACCGACCACCCGCGAAGAGCTCAAAGACGTGTTCGCACGGCTGGAAGCCAAACTGACGCAAAAGGTCAAACGCGTGTTGCTGGTCGAGGACGATGACCTGCAGCGCGACAGTATTGCGCGGTTGATTGGCGATGAAGACATCGAAATCACCGCAGTCGGTTTCGCTCAGGAAGCGCTCGATCTGCTGCGCGAGACGATCTTCGATTGCATGGTCATCGACCTGAAACTGCCGGACATGCTCGGCAATGACCTGCTCAAGCGCATGGCCACCGAGGACATTTGCTCGTTCCCGCCGGTGATTGTCTACACCGGGCGCAACCTCACCCGCGACGAAGAAGCCGAGCTGCGCAAGTACTCGCGCTCGATCATCATCAAGGGCGCGCGCTCGCCGGAACGCTTGCTCGACGAGGTCACACTCTTTCTGCACAAAGTCGAATCGCAGTTGTCCCATGAGCGCCAGAAGATGCTCAAGACTGCGCGCAGTCGCGACAAGGTCTTCGAGGGCCGCAAAGTGCTGCTGGTGGACGACGATGTGCGCAACATCTTCGCCCTGACCAGTGCGCTGGAGCATAAGGGCGCTGTGGTAGTGATCGGCCGTAACGGTCGTGAAGCGATCGAGCGATTGAATGAAGTCGAGGACATCGACTTGGTGCTGATGGACGTGATGATGCCGGAGATGGACGGTTACGAGGCCACAGCCTTGATCCGCCAGGATCCGCGCTGGCGCAAACTGCCGATCATCGCCGTCACGGCAAAAGCCATGAAGGACGATCAGGAACGTTGCCTCGCGGCGGGTTCCAACGACTACCTGGCCAAGCCGATCGACCTCGATCGCCTGTTCTCGCTGATCCGCGTGTGGTTGCCGAAAATGGAACGCATCTAG